A single Endozoicomonas sp. NE40 DNA region contains:
- a CDS encoding VC0807 family protein, with amino-acid sequence MIDALRWVEQSQTQHLFIIDFAPTRNTKMTIGTPRGKTKKQENFLLNILLNVAIPSLILTKLSGEAHLGAFWGLIVALIFPITYGIYDFCTRENVNFFSIFGFISTLLTGIIGLLELSKSVLILKETSMPLLLLTSLILFKDKASNFLKEAFSQAIDFNKIEETIGRQELDKKISDLMLMFKGSFLVSASLNFFLTYSIIQSEPGTSEYTAELGRMVALSTPVIAIPCTAIMMIAIYRFFNSISAATGLTTNELIQQ; translated from the coding sequence ATGATTGACGCTTTGCGTTGGGTAGAGCAAAGTCAAACCCAACATTTATTCATTATAGATTTTGCGCCTACAAGGAATACAAAGATGACAATCGGAACCCCCAGAGGAAAAACCAAAAAGCAGGAAAACTTCCTGCTCAATATCCTGTTGAATGTCGCCATTCCATCCCTGATCCTGACCAAACTTTCCGGAGAAGCTCATCTGGGCGCATTTTGGGGATTGATTGTAGCTCTGATCTTTCCGATCACTTACGGAATCTACGACTTTTGCACCAGAGAAAATGTGAACTTTTTCTCTATCTTCGGCTTCATATCGACACTGCTGACCGGCATTATTGGGCTGCTTGAGCTGTCTAAATCAGTTCTCATCCTGAAAGAAACCTCAATGCCACTCTTGCTTCTGACCTCCTTGATCCTCTTCAAAGATAAAGCCAGCAATTTCCTGAAAGAAGCTTTCAGTCAGGCCATTGACTTCAATAAAATCGAGGAGACGATTGGTAGGCAAGAGCTGGATAAAAAAATCTCCGACCTTATGCTTATGTTTAAGGGGTCTTTTTTAGTATCTGCCTCTTTAAATTTTTTTCTTACATACTCCATTATCCAGAGCGAGCCCGGTACAAGCGAGTACACTGCGGAGCTGGGGCGTATGGTTGCTCTAAGCACCCCTGTTATTGCAATACCCTGTACGGCAATCATGATGATTGCAATCTACCGGTTCTTTAATTCCATATCAGCGGCAACAGGCCTCACCACTAACGAACTGATTCAGCAATAA
- the nrfA gene encoding ammonia-forming cytochrome c nitrite reductase — translation MSGLRALTAGVLLTFLTTGISFAANKGLEARNELFRDGFPRQYETWHNTSDMDFESKHLGNKMEDMLEKDPRLVVLWAGYGFSRDYNAPRGHMYALKDMRETLRTGSPKGPDDGPMPNACWTCKSPDVTRLIATEGSEKFFEGKWASKGNKVVNTIGCIDCHDASKKEMPLKAGRPFLNDALVSMGKDPAAKTVQDNKSLVCAQCHSEYYFSGKNNEVVFPWANGIEAESVEAYFDQREFADWTHALSRAPMLKAQHPGWEIWQLGVHGRNNVACADCHMPKRSDKGVTFTDHQIVSPLRDVQATCKTCHTQDEKYLLEVTYARQDQVEEIKIKTEDQLVRAHIEAKAAWDAGATEKEMQKALTLIRHAQWRWDYSIASHGASFHAPEEVLRILGSAMEKAGEARLEISRVLSRHGVNDEIKMPDISTKAKAQAYIGLDMDKLNAEKKEFIENTLPKWDAQAREADLLL, via the coding sequence ATGTCAGGATTGCGTGCGCTAACAGCCGGGGTATTGCTTACCTTTCTGACCACAGGGATTTCATTTGCTGCAAACAAGGGGTTGGAAGCCCGAAATGAACTGTTTCGGGATGGTTTTCCAAGGCAGTATGAAACCTGGCATAACACGTCGGATATGGATTTTGAGAGCAAGCATCTTGGTAACAAGATGGAAGACATGCTGGAAAAAGATCCGCGTCTGGTGGTTCTCTGGGCGGGTTACGGTTTTTCCAGGGATTATAATGCACCCAGAGGACACATGTATGCCTTAAAAGATATGCGGGAAACCCTGCGAACCGGTAGCCCGAAAGGACCTGATGACGGTCCGATGCCAAATGCCTGTTGGACATGTAAAAGCCCGGATGTGACAAGACTGATTGCAACAGAAGGGTCGGAAAAATTCTTTGAGGGAAAGTGGGCTTCCAAAGGTAATAAGGTAGTGAACACCATCGGTTGTATTGACTGCCATGATGCCAGCAAAAAAGAAATGCCATTGAAAGCTGGTCGTCCATTCCTGAATGATGCGCTAGTTTCTATGGGTAAGGATCCGGCCGCTAAGACGGTTCAGGATAACAAGTCGCTGGTGTGCGCCCAGTGTCACAGCGAATACTATTTCAGCGGCAAGAACAATGAAGTTGTGTTCCCGTGGGCAAATGGTATTGAAGCGGAAAGTGTCGAGGCTTATTTCGATCAGAGAGAGTTTGCTGACTGGACGCATGCCCTGTCCCGTGCGCCTATGTTGAAAGCTCAGCATCCGGGTTGGGAAATCTGGCAATTAGGCGTTCACGGTCGTAATAATGTGGCCTGTGCAGACTGCCATATGCCCAAGCGTAGCGATAAGGGGGTAACCTTTACCGATCACCAGATTGTCAGCCCATTGCGTGATGTGCAGGCGACCTGTAAAACCTGTCACACTCAGGATGAAAAGTATCTGCTTGAAGTGACTTACGCCCGTCAGGATCAGGTAGAAGAGATAAAGATCAAGACCGAAGACCAGCTGGTACGGGCTCATATTGAAGCTAAAGCTGCCTGGGATGCCGGCGCGACCGAAAAAGAAATGCAGAAAGCCCTGACATTAATTCGTCATGCCCAGTGGCGCTGGGATTATTCGATCGCTTCTCATGGTGCTTCGTTCCATGCACCGGAAGAAGTGTTAAGAATTCTGGGGTCTGCAATGGAAAAAGCCGGCGAAGCCCGGCTGGAGATCAGTCGCGTTCTGTCCAGACACGGTGTTAATGATGAAATCAAGATGCCGGATATTTCAACGAAAGCCAAGGCTCAGGCATACATTGGTCTGGATATGGACAAGTTGAATGCCGAGAAAAAAGAGTTTATTGAAAATACTCTGCCTAAGTGGGATGCCCAGGCAAGAGAGGCAGATTTGCTGTTATAA
- a CDS encoding NapC/NirT family cytochrome c — protein MKNSKKWSVFFRKSLARYSAGTFLAGGVIVGMVLWGGGVKVMEVTSSEAFCTSCHEMEANAFAEYKTTVHYLNSSGVQVECADCHVPADTLGKVVRKVEGLRELYGKVTGKIATPEKYEAHRLAMAEKVWADMQANDSENCRSCHVNFERAIEHQYEWARANHEIMLEENKTCIDCHQGIAHKLPKQNLRTKVLPKPTTPVL, from the coding sequence ATGAAGAATTCAAAAAAATGGTCAGTTTTTTTCAGGAAGTCGCTGGCCAGGTACTCTGCGGGTACCTTTCTGGCAGGGGGCGTTATCGTTGGAATGGTACTTTGGGGTGGAGGGGTAAAGGTGATGGAAGTCACCAGTTCGGAAGCCTTTTGCACCAGTTGTCATGAAATGGAAGCCAATGCATTTGCTGAATACAAAACGACAGTTCATTACCTGAACAGTTCGGGGGTACAGGTCGAATGTGCGGACTGTCATGTACCAGCTGATACATTAGGAAAAGTGGTTCGTAAAGTAGAAGGGTTGCGGGAACTTTATGGAAAAGTGACCGGAAAAATTGCCACACCGGAAAAGTATGAAGCACACCGGCTGGCAATGGCGGAAAAAGTCTGGGCAGATATGCAGGCAAATGACTCTGAAAACTGCAGAAGCTGTCATGTCAATTTTGAACGCGCTATTGAGCATCAGTATGAATGGGCGAGAGCCAATCACGAAATTATGCTGGAAGAGAATAAAACCTGCATTGATTGTCATCAGGGGATTGCACATAAATTGCCCAAACAAAATCTTAGAACCAAGGTTCTTCCTAAACCAACAACACCGGTCTTATAA
- the ccmI gene encoding c-type cytochrome biogenesis protein CcmI, translating into MTTFWLVTLLLVLLCMALVVAPFIGKDKSREDNGEVSDKETNIACFHEQRAEIKAQANSGLISQAEAEALCAELEKKLLTDVTGNESETAQTGSRKALPYALTVAILIPVLALPVYLKLGASVELNATSILRNPETTAEETLLSLEEWHRKRPDNVQAMFLLGDRYRANGQMDEAVTVYRQLYQTTDGHFQAAEQLAQALYHAGDRVMTDEIRRLVATTLAVDESNATALSLNGVDAFQQDNFEEAISLWNQALQVEQNTIARQDLLAGIREARQQLGIPAAEVRVKVTLAPELQTLPADARVIVFARASGERAPVAAVPMTVADLPREVTLDDNSAMMMHGGSLGDLQSLDLIGRVSLAGDISMPDYEGQVRFVEVGSTDVIHLEISPAS; encoded by the coding sequence ATGACAACATTCTGGTTAGTTACCCTGTTATTAGTGCTGTTATGCATGGCACTGGTTGTTGCACCTTTTATCGGAAAGGACAAAAGCAGGGAAGATAACGGAGAGGTTTCAGATAAAGAGACCAATATCGCCTGTTTTCACGAACAGAGAGCAGAAATAAAAGCGCAAGCAAACAGTGGTTTGATTTCTCAGGCAGAAGCTGAAGCGTTGTGTGCAGAGCTGGAAAAAAAGCTTTTGACTGATGTCACAGGAAATGAATCGGAAACTGCGCAGACAGGTAGTCGCAAAGCACTTCCTTATGCATTGACTGTGGCGATTCTTATTCCGGTTCTGGCGTTACCTGTCTACTTGAAACTGGGTGCCTCGGTGGAGCTGAATGCTACTTCAATACTGAGAAATCCGGAAACAACCGCTGAAGAAACTCTCCTGTCTCTTGAGGAGTGGCACCGTAAACGCCCTGACAATGTTCAGGCCATGTTTCTGCTGGGGGATCGTTATCGGGCCAATGGTCAGATGGATGAAGCCGTTACGGTTTATCGTCAGCTGTATCAGACAACGGATGGTCATTTCCAGGCAGCGGAACAACTGGCTCAGGCACTTTATCATGCCGGAGACAGAGTAATGACCGATGAAATCCGGCGTCTGGTTGCCACCACACTGGCTGTTGATGAAAGCAATGCAACAGCATTAAGCCTGAATGGTGTTGATGCATTCCAGCAGGATAATTTTGAGGAAGCGATCAGTCTCTGGAATCAGGCACTGCAGGTTGAACAGAATACGATTGCCCGTCAGGATCTGCTGGCAGGCATTCGTGAAGCCCGTCAACAGCTGGGTATACCGGCAGCGGAAGTACGGGTTAAAGTCACTCTGGCTCCCGAACTACAGACATTACCCGCTGATGCCCGTGTCATTGTGTTTGCCCGGGCCAGTGGGGAGAGAGCGCCGGTAGCGGCAGTGCCAATGACCGTGGCTGACCTGCCAAGAGAAGTGACTTTGGATGATAACTCGGCCATGATGATGCACGGTGGAAGTCTTGGCGACCTTCAATCGCTGGATCTTATTGGCCGTGTCAGTCTGGCGGGTGACATCTCCATGCCTGATTATGAAGGTCAGGTGAGATTTGTTGAAGTAGGCTCTACGGATGTTATTCATCTGGAAATCAGTCCGGCGTCTTAA
- a CDS encoding cytochrome c-type biogenesis protein, translating into MSVIKRLSGLLMVFALLAGVNNAYAVIETYEFDSVEQREQFSRMNDVLRCPLCQNQSIGESNAPIANDLRREVHRLITDEQASDSDIVDFMLVRYGDFVLYKPPLDARTAALWFGPLFILLIGLFVLFRVFRSINFSEPDEKMNQQDQETLAKILGGKQS; encoded by the coding sequence GTGAGTGTCATTAAGCGGTTAAGTGGCCTTCTGATGGTGTTCGCATTACTGGCAGGTGTCAATAACGCCTATGCCGTTATCGAAACCTATGAATTTGACAGTGTTGAGCAGCGAGAACAATTTTCCCGAATGAATGATGTATTGCGCTGTCCTTTATGTCAGAACCAGTCTATCGGAGAATCCAATGCCCCGATTGCCAACGACTTACGTCGTGAAGTACACCGTCTGATTACCGATGAACAGGCCAGTGACAGTGACATCGTCGATTTCATGCTGGTTCGTTACGGTGATTTTGTGCTTTATAAGCCGCCACTGGATGCACGTACGGCGGCACTCTGGTTTGGCCCGCTCTTTATATTGTTGATTGGATTGTTTGTGCTTTTCCGTGTGTTCAGAAGCATTAATTTTTCTGAACCGGATGAAAAAATGAATCAGCAGGATCAGGAAACATTGGCAAAAATACTAGGCGGTAAACAATCATGA
- a CDS encoding DsbE family thiol:disulfide interchange protein, producing MKRWTLFLPLGFFLILCTLLLAGLFMEDKTVLRSVLLNRPLPEFSLPVLEEERQVTQDEMKGQVYLLNVWGSWCPACKAEHSQLVNIASDGFSIVGINYKDSPELALNWLSHSGSPYLYNIQDTDGRLGLDLGVYGSPETFLIDQEGVIRYKHVGILDGKVWNEKVKPLYEMLEEEAKL from the coding sequence ATGAAACGCTGGACGCTTTTTTTGCCTCTGGGCTTTTTTCTGATCCTCTGTACCCTGCTGCTGGCAGGTCTGTTTATGGAAGATAAAACCGTTCTGCGATCTGTGTTGTTGAATCGTCCATTGCCTGAATTCAGCCTGCCCGTTCTCGAAGAAGAACGACAGGTGACTCAGGATGAAATGAAGGGGCAGGTCTATCTTCTCAATGTCTGGGGTTCATGGTGCCCTGCCTGTAAGGCAGAGCACTCTCAACTGGTGAATATTGCCAGTGACGGCTTCAGTATAGTGGGTATCAACTACAAGGACAGTCCTGAGCTGGCGCTTAACTGGCTGTCTCATAGTGGCAGTCCTTACCTTTATAACATTCAGGATACAGATGGCCGGCTGGGGCTTGATCTGGGTGTTTATGGTTCGCCGGAAACGTTTTTGATCGACCAGGAAGGCGTGATCCGTTACAAGCATGTAGGCATTCTGGATGGAAAGGTCTGGAATGAAAAGGTGAAGCCTCTGTATGAAATGCTGGAAGAGGAGGCAAAACTGTGA
- a CDS encoding heme lyase CcmF/NrfE family subunit, with protein sequence MIPELGLLALILATCLAILQSILPLVGSFTGQVRWMQTGKNLAIGQFFMVLLSFICLVYAFLTNDFSVSYVASNSSTLLPVIYKITATWGGHEGSLLLWILTLVGWGMAIALRSEKLPLVLSSRVLAVLGMVSVGFLLFILLTSNPFTRILPFPPMEGSDLNPLLQDFGMIIHPPLLYMGYVGFAAAFAFAIAALIGGQLDSAWARWARPWTTVAWVFLTAGIAVGSWWAYYELGWGGWWFWDPVENASLMPWLSGTALMHSLAVTEKRGLFKSWTLLLAIATFSLSLFGTFLVRSGVLTSVHAFASDPTRGLFILIYLLVVVGASLALFALKAPDVRSTIRFGLLSRETLLLVNNVVLVASCATVLLGTMFPLLLDALDLGMISVGPPYFNTVFVPLAMILAFALGFGVILNWKHNSTQWLMSQVRWIFVVSALGGLLFSLFYDSRFLISEALAMGLVFWMVLAMIRDIQNKTRNTGLLQGVRKLKPAFWGMHLAHLGVAVCFIGVALSEGYSVQKDLRMAPGQMAEVGDYAFRFDGVSRKNGPNYVSDYGRVTAFRDGREIGVLNPEKRLYVVQQMPMTEAGINAGLTRDLYVALGEPLGDGSWAVRLYVKPFVRWIWFGSILMSLGGLLAVSDRRYRVRVRKKISQPRATGASLAGGQA encoded by the coding sequence ATGATTCCTGAGTTAGGCCTGCTGGCTCTGATACTCGCCACCTGTCTGGCGATTCTGCAAAGCATTCTGCCTCTGGTCGGGAGTTTTACCGGACAGGTTCGCTGGATGCAAACCGGAAAGAACCTGGCCATTGGTCAGTTTTTTATGGTTCTTTTGTCGTTTATCTGCCTGGTTTATGCGTTTCTGACCAATGACTTTTCTGTGAGTTATGTCGCCAGCAATTCCAGTACCCTGCTGCCGGTTATTTACAAGATAACGGCTACCTGGGGTGGGCATGAAGGCTCACTGTTGTTGTGGATACTGACCCTGGTGGGCTGGGGAATGGCCATTGCACTGCGCAGCGAAAAGCTGCCGCTGGTGCTGTCTTCCCGGGTTCTGGCAGTACTGGGTATGGTGAGCGTTGGCTTTTTGCTGTTTATCCTGCTGACTTCAAATCCATTCACTCGTATCTTGCCCTTTCCACCCATGGAAGGGTCTGACCTGAACCCGTTATTGCAGGACTTTGGCATGATTATCCATCCGCCACTGCTGTATATGGGGTATGTTGGTTTTGCTGCAGCCTTTGCCTTTGCCATCGCAGCCCTGATCGGTGGTCAGCTGGACAGTGCCTGGGCTCGCTGGGCGCGTCCCTGGACGACGGTTGCCTGGGTATTTCTGACGGCTGGTATTGCCGTTGGCAGCTGGTGGGCTTATTACGAGCTTGGCTGGGGCGGCTGGTGGTTCTGGGACCCGGTTGAGAATGCATCGCTGATGCCCTGGTTGTCAGGCACCGCACTGATGCACTCTCTGGCAGTCACTGAAAAGCGCGGGCTGTTCAAAAGCTGGACATTGCTGCTGGCGATTGCCACGTTTTCGCTCAGTCTGTTCGGAACGTTTCTGGTTCGCTCCGGTGTGCTCACATCGGTTCATGCATTTGCCAGTGATCCGACCCGGGGTCTGTTTATTCTGATTTATTTGCTGGTCGTGGTGGGTGCTTCACTGGCACTGTTCGCACTCAAGGCTCCGGATGTGCGCAGTACTATTCGTTTTGGTCTTCTTTCCCGTGAAACGCTGTTGTTGGTGAACAATGTAGTACTGGTTGCCAGCTGTGCCACGGTCTTGCTGGGTACGATGTTCCCGCTGTTACTGGATGCGCTGGATCTGGGCATGATTTCAGTGGGCCCTCCTTATTTCAATACAGTGTTTGTACCCCTGGCGATGATCCTTGCATTCGCGCTGGGTTTTGGTGTCATTCTTAACTGGAAGCATAATTCTACACAGTGGCTGATGAGTCAGGTTCGCTGGATTTTTGTCGTATCGGCTCTGGGTGGTCTGCTGTTCAGTCTGTTTTACGACAGCCGGTTCCTTATCAGTGAAGCGCTGGCTATGGGGCTGGTGTTCTGGATGGTGCTGGCCATGATCAGGGATATTCAGAACAAGACTCGCAATACCGGTTTATTACAGGGTGTCAGGAAACTCAAGCCTGCTTTCTGGGGCATGCACCTGGCACATCTGGGTGTGGCGGTTTGCTTTATCGGTGTTGCTTTAAGTGAAGGGTACAGCGTTCAGAAAGACTTGCGTATGGCACCCGGTCAAATGGCTGAGGTGGGGGATTATGCATTCCGGTTTGACGGTGTATCCCGCAAAAACGGCCCTAACTATGTGTCGGACTATGGTCGTGTAACAGCGTTTCGTGATGGTCGGGAAATTGGCGTGCTGAATCCCGAGAAGCGCCTTTATGTGGTGCAGCAGATGCCTATGACGGAAGCAGGCATCAATGCAGGTTTAACTCGTGACCTGTATGTGGCTCTGGGAGAGCCTCTGGGTGATGGCAGCTGGGCGGTTCGTCTGTACGTTAAGCCTTTTGTTCGCTGGATCTGGTTTGGATCAATCCTGATGTCGCTGGGCGGGTTGCTGGCAGTCTCCGATCGTCGTTACCGGGTGCGGGTCAGGAAAAAAATCAGTCAGCCCCGGGCTACGGGTGCTTCATTAGCGGGAGGTCAGGCATGA
- the ccmE gene encoding cytochrome c maturation protein CcmE, whose protein sequence is MDGVSRQRLTLVSLLIVGAVLAATLVVFALSQNINLFFSPSEMVRGEAPVGQTIRGGGVVVSGTVERDPDSLLISFLITDGAHEVEVEYTGILPDLFREDQGIVGTGTLDDSGRFVAEELLAKHDENYTPVEVERALSDAETGGGKHYDS, encoded by the coding sequence ATGGATGGAGTAAGTCGTCAGAGGTTAACTCTGGTTTCTCTGCTGATTGTGGGGGCAGTTCTGGCTGCAACACTGGTGGTGTTTGCCCTTAGTCAAAATATTAACCTGTTTTTTTCACCCAGTGAGATGGTCAGGGGAGAGGCCCCCGTTGGGCAGACCATCAGAGGTGGGGGCGTTGTTGTTTCCGGTACCGTAGAGCGAGACCCGGACAGCCTGCTGATTTCCTTTCTGATTACAGACGGTGCCCATGAGGTTGAAGTGGAGTATACCGGTATCCTTCCTGACCTGTTCCGTGAAGATCAGGGCATTGTCGGCACCGGAACACTGGATGATAGTGGCCGCTTTGTTGCCGAGGAACTGCTTGCCAAGCACGATGAAAACTATACGCCGGTAGAAGTTGAACGTGCTCTGTCGGATGCCGAAACCGGAGGTGGGAAGCATTATGATTCCTGA
- the ccmD gene encoding heme exporter protein CcmD, which produces MMYFDSFSSLVHMDGHGIYVWSTYGIGMAVIAYNVIAPLLSRKKLLRRLSRQTVA; this is translated from the coding sequence ATGATGTATTTTGACAGTTTTTCCAGCCTTGTTCATATGGATGGACACGGTATCTATGTCTGGAGTACTTACGGTATTGGCATGGCAGTGATCGCGTACAACGTGATTGCGCCACTGCTGTCTCGAAAGAAACTTCTGCGTCGTCTCTCTCGTCAGACTGTTGCATAA
- a CDS encoding heme ABC transporter permease, whose amino-acid sequence MNWTFFHKLSSPRWFYEISGRWLPWMAILAALMMATGLIWGLLFAPPDYLQGNSYRIIFLHVPTSFLASAVYVMMAMAGAVTLIWRIKLADMALKSMAPIGASFCFLSLATGAIWGKPTWGTWWVWDARLTSMLILLFLYLGVIALRGAIRGTGAQARACAILTLVGVVNIPIIKYSVEWWNTLHQGATLTLTEKPSMAPEMLYPLLISIAAFYLFFLVVMLVRLRTEILEREAKTRWVREAIASQ is encoded by the coding sequence ATGAATTGGACGTTTTTTCACAAATTAAGTTCTCCCCGATGGTTTTATGAAATCAGTGGCCGGTGGTTACCCTGGATGGCGATTCTGGCAGCGCTAATGATGGCAACCGGTCTGATCTGGGGGCTGTTATTTGCTCCACCGGATTACCTGCAGGGAAACAGCTATCGCATTATCTTTCTCCACGTTCCCACGTCGTTTCTGGCTTCTGCCGTTTATGTGATGATGGCGATGGCGGGTGCTGTAACGCTTATCTGGCGCATTAAACTCGCCGATATGGCCTTGAAAAGCATGGCACCCATCGGGGCCTCATTCTGCTTTCTGTCGCTGGCGACCGGTGCCATCTGGGGTAAGCCGACCTGGGGAACCTGGTGGGTGTGGGATGCCCGCTTAACCTCAATGTTGATTCTGTTGTTTTTATACCTTGGTGTCATTGCCCTGCGTGGCGCTATTCGTGGCACCGGTGCCCAGGCCAGAGCCTGCGCCATCCTGACACTGGTGGGCGTGGTCAACATCCCCATCATCAAATACTCCGTGGAGTGGTGGAACACTCTGCACCAGGGAGCCACCTTAACGCTGACCGAAAAGCCTTCCATGGCACCGGAAATGTTGTATCCGCTGTTAATCAGCATTGCGGCCTTTTACTTGTTCTTTCTGGTGGTGATGCTGGTAAGACTGAGAACGGAAATTCTTGAAAGAGAAGCAAAAACCCGATGGGTTCGTGAAGCGATCGCCAGTCAATAA
- the ccmB gene encoding heme exporter protein CcmB, which translates to MSMSATSGKIASNPSRESLNGRRAFLFLIRRDLTLAFRTPGQTLNPVAFYLMVASLFPMGIAPQKEVLSQLAGGIVWIGALLAVLLSLDSLFKSDHDDGSLEQLLLSPHPLPLLVLAKVVAHWLTTGVALLLMAPVLGLMLHLPAQAFPALFLTLLIGTPLMSLTGAIGAALTVRVQRGGVLLTLLSLPLYIPTLIFGTGAIQNAMAGMPYTGHLLWMGALLMAGLCLAPLAIAGALRVVVDG; encoded by the coding sequence ATGAGTATGAGTGCGACTTCCGGTAAAATAGCGTCAAACCCTTCCCGTGAATCCCTGAACGGTCGCAGGGCATTTTTATTTCTGATTCGACGTGACCTCACTCTGGCCTTTCGTACTCCGGGGCAAACCCTGAATCCAGTGGCTTTTTATCTGATGGTGGCAAGCCTGTTTCCAATGGGTATCGCGCCACAGAAAGAAGTATTGTCACAGCTGGCAGGCGGAATTGTCTGGATTGGTGCGCTGCTGGCGGTGTTGCTTTCTCTGGATTCCCTGTTCAAAAGTGATCACGATGACGGCTCCCTTGAGCAGTTGCTTCTGTCTCCCCATCCTTTGCCGTTGCTCGTTCTGGCGAAAGTGGTGGCGCACTGGCTGACTACGGGGGTTGCACTGCTGTTGATGGCTCCGGTATTAGGGCTGATGCTGCACCTGCCAGCACAGGCTTTTCCGGCACTGTTTCTGACACTGTTAATCGGTACGCCTCTCATGAGTCTCACTGGCGCGATTGGTGCAGCTCTGACGGTTCGGGTACAGCGTGGTGGTGTGCTGCTGACGCTGTTGTCCCTTCCTCTTTATATTCCCACCCTTATTTTTGGTACGGGTGCAATTCAGAACGCAATGGCAGGCATGCCCTATACCGGACACCTGTTGTGGATGGGGGCTTTGCTAATGGCCGGGCTGTGTCTGGCACCGCTGGCAATTGCCGGTGCATTGCGTGTTGTGGTTGATGGCTGA
- the ccmA gene encoding cytochrome c biogenesis heme-transporting ATPase CcmA: protein MLELMDLGCERDDRTLFRHLSITLSPAELLQVEGGNGTGKTTLLKILAGLSNDYRGSIFWKGKPLSRDYADFRLSSFYFGHKPAIKVELTPVENILWRSSLRNEHCNEQSIIEALKQVNLGGYEDTPCGHLSAGQHRRVALADLSVSNALLWILDEPFTAIDYHGIQWLERLLAKHVTNKGMVIITSHQALSDQVLSDLSGRVRKIRLDDYVPAESGNAHEDKEDVFL from the coding sequence TTGCTTGAACTTATGGATCTTGGGTGCGAAAGAGATGACAGAACACTCTTTCGGCATCTCTCTATAACATTATCTCCCGCTGAATTGCTTCAGGTTGAAGGTGGAAACGGCACCGGAAAAACGACACTGCTAAAAATTCTGGCAGGCCTTTCCAACGATTATCGGGGGAGTATTTTCTGGAAAGGAAAGCCACTGAGCCGTGACTATGCAGACTTCCGGCTGTCATCTTTTTATTTTGGACACAAGCCCGCTATCAAGGTGGAGCTGACACCGGTGGAGAATATCCTCTGGCGCAGCAGCCTGAGAAATGAGCACTGTAACGAACAGAGTATTATTGAAGCACTGAAGCAGGTGAATCTTGGCGGGTATGAAGACACGCCCTGTGGTCACCTGTCAGCGGGGCAGCATCGGCGGGTGGCGCTGGCAGATTTAAGTGTCAGCAATGCGCTGCTCTGGATTCTGGATGAGCCTTTCACAGCCATCGACTATCACGGCATCCAATGGCTGGAACGACTGCTGGCAAAGCATGTTACCAATAAAGGGATGGTAATTATTACCAGTCATCAGGCATTGTCGGACCAGGTATTGTCGGACCTGTCAGGCAGGGTTCGCAAAATCAGGCTGGATGACTATGTGCCTGCCGAATCTGGCAATGCTCACGAGGACAAAGAGGATGTGTTCTTATGA
- a CDS encoding NapC/NirT family cytochrome c: MAKESLIKRCWTLLRSPSGKISMGVLLAFGFAAALVFQGTYTAVMDYTNSMEFCVSCHTDDAYPEYQATAHYSNASGVQADCASCHMPADFGPAMLRKVQASKEVWAHLTGKVDTPEKFNAHRRAMAEREWDRMMANDSQECRACHTESAMDLSLQSRVAQKAHTMAQENGETCIQCHKGIAHELPIMTDVKDWN, from the coding sequence ATGGCAAAGGAATCGTTGATAAAACGTTGCTGGACTCTGCTTCGCAGCCCATCCGGCAAAATCTCCATGGGCGTGCTGCTGGCTTTTGGTTTTGCGGCTGCGCTGGTGTTTCAGGGCACATATACTGCGGTGATGGACTACACCAACAGCATGGAGTTCTGTGTCAGCTGTCATACCGATGACGCTTATCCGGAATATCAGGCGACGGCCCACTATAGTAATGCTTCAGGTGTTCAGGCAGATTGTGCCAGTTGTCATATGCCTGCTGACTTTGGTCCGGCCATGCTACGCAAAGTGCAGGCCAGCAAAGAAGTCTGGGCGCACCTGACGGGTAAGGTGGACACACCGGAAAAGTTCAACGCTCATCGGCGTGCAATGGCCGAGCGTGAATGGGATCGCATGATGGCGAATGACTCTCAGGAGTGCCGTGCCTGTCATACCGAAAGTGCAATGGATCTGTCATTGCAGTCCAGAGTGGCTCAGAAGGCTCATACCATGGCACAGGAAAACGGGGAAACCTGTATCCAGTGTCACAAAGGGATAGCCCATGAACTTCCAATTATGACTGATGTGAAAGACTGGAACTAA